Sequence from the Montipora foliosa isolate CH-2021 chromosome 12, ASM3666993v2, whole genome shotgun sequence genome:
ATCTTAAGTTTATTATATAGATGTTATTAACTAGGTATCCCCGATTAGTAGGTCACTTGTGCCCAGCAAGAAGAGTTCGACACATTAATAAAGTtgttcagttgttgttgttgttgttgttgttgacacaaggtgatcacgtgcacctttatggttgcctagcacgtgattaatttcttccttttgacataacatcatgaccttccccttgattcatagaggtcagagactgcagaagttttcgtgtttttacgatTGTCAtcaatctttcgatgagaatttgattcagagtTGTATataaaaactgttattttttttcttcacagtCTGTCTTTTGGATTGCGTTTTAttgttaactcccggcttttacggtactttttggtccaaacgtaaagccaaaaaattatttgacctggcatcagattagactgaaaagaagaggaattgtGAAACGGAAACAAtatcttcagtccttccttagtgtgtgcaataaacgtttgcttagtgcaattggaagacatgcatgacatgcaggaaaacgtcagTCACAACAATTTGCAGtatgttttttgcagactatttaaagaagaaatgagtgaattttactcaagagcgtgttgatatctttaaactgaatttattcccaaaccttaaaaaattaaaagaccTCAAATAGGCCAGGACATTACAagataattaaacgtgtgaacgtgagccaaagggcctctgctggcacacATCTGGGTGACCtttcaaatggtcttaatgactcCCCACTAGAAAAATtacctggaacgctgcagttcaataccatccaactcagtgccttccgTTTCAGGGTAACAcgcaccacaggcaacccagtgtacgttCATGGAGCGTCAAGTTCCCATATAAAACTTGTcgccaaaaaaaattatgcaaaCTTGCCCTCGTTTCCAGGGCCCCTGGTCTTCTCCATCCTTTCTCCGCTCCCTGTAATAGATttctcttttgtctttatgttcaCGCTCAAGATTTGTACAAAATGGCAACGCTAAGAGCACATTACCCACACCATGCAACGGGGTCATAATAAGTGAAAACCGAAACTGGAAGCCTATAACAACACATCCAATTCCCCGATGAGGAGAGAAAATTTCCTGGAAGCGAAAGTGAAATCTTCAGTGGAGAAAAATGGAATCCTTCAAAACGAGTTGGTGAGATCTCTCAGCGACCTACCCTAGAAAGAGTTGAGACCAAACCTGTTTAGAACAGATTTAAATGTCGaataaaacaatattgttttcctgagctacaaggtcagacgggagcaggtcgtgagaatttaagatgtcaatgtcacggcaatgaatatgtacaagtacaaggaagggttacgtttttgcaaacgttggccgtgtagaaattatatttcaacagacttaaccattagagggtaatgtggagtgctagtttttctctgtctctTTATAAAGCAACAAGTTTTACATCTGATGGCAAATGGAATAtttgaaaacaagttttatctGAAGAAGTTTTAGATGGAACAAAGTTGAATATATGGCGCACAAGTATCTTTGACACAAACGGCAGAAACTCCATTCAGGGGGGCATAAATACATATATAAAGATAAAGACGACAACCACAACTAACTTTAAaaagcatggaaacgaggtcaAAAAAATCAACTGGAGggaaagaccctgggaatgaggctGAGTTTCCATGACGATTTGACCTGGGAGAGGTATAGTCTTGTTCTATCATAGCTTTTTGCCATTATAGTTAGCTATAGCGTAGACAATGCTTCTAGGAACACTCCAGATAACGGGCGAGGAGATAAGAGAGGCAGAAGTAAAAGCAATTTGTGATTCCCTGGACGATAACAGCATTCGCATTTTGTCACTACGGGGTTGTCGAATCCATGATGACGATTTCAAGAAGTTGATGGAAAGTTTAAAGGAATGCGAATCTTTGGTTCAGCTGAATTTAAACCTCGGTGTTTGCAACGGCAAGCACAGGATCAAGTGGCTATCTGAAGCGCTGGCTGTTAACAAATGCCTCAACTCCTTGTTGTAAGTTAATTTAATCAGGATAGACAGCTgctcgcagtcccttctgagcCAGTCGAACCGCCCGTtttggtcacgcaagcgagccgaggggagaatggtgatTGAGCATAGATGCAGGGTACACGATCTGCTCTAACCGACGCGTAtctagaagttagaaatcctttgtaAATTGTTTTTAAGGAGATTCACATTAAGATCGTCAAACaactgctaaaatgctattttgaaacatctttattatccttgttgcttgaAAACACCTactctgcgagcagagtctctttcgatcttccaagataagtcgggaagaggaagatcgaaagagactctgctcgcagggtagaaAACACCAggcataccgttttaaatcactCCAGGCATTGTTCTAATTTCCcgaatagggtcaatcaaacgcacccttaATGCCATTACAGGACAACAGCCACACTGTACTCAATGTTTGTTTGTCATTGAAGAGCAGTCCTAGTCTACAAAATACTTGGGGTCTTTGTTGAGCCTAGAGGTGAATGTTTGGACCTGatgtttgctttctttttagCCTACATGGTACCTCACTTGGAGATGAGGGACTGGAGTGCCTCATGCCTGCACTTCAAGTGCATCCAAAGCTACATTCACTTGATGTTGGTGATTGCCAGCTGGGAGATGATGGCATTAGACAAATATGCACCCTTCTTCTATCAACTGATGGGAGAGATGGACTGTGTGAGCTGACTTTATCAGCTAATCAAGATGTCTCCCCACAGGGCTGGACACAGCTTGCCATTGCCATGGCTGCAAACTCGCACCTAAGCTGCCTTTATCTTGACTACAACAACATCGGTGATTATGGAGCTGGTATATTTTCTGTTGCTTTAGCGGCACGTTCGTCTctagaaaaagttgatttagAGGGTTGTGGAATTGGTGAGAAAGGGGGAGAAATGTTTTTCACAGTTGTTGCTAATTACCCGACAAAGCTGGTAGAGCTTATTTTGTTTGAGAATAACATAAGTGCTGAGCTAATAGGTCAGATCAATGATTGTTTAATCCATAAGTCACGTGAATCTGAGGAACAAGTTAGTGAGAAACCACAGAAAGAGGATTAAAACATGAAGTAAGCTGTGTTGTTGACTTTGTTCATGATAAAATATGCCTGCATGCCAGTATAGCAACACTAGATGTCTGATCTCATCGATTTGATTTAGTTTAACAAACCACAACTGGAAGTGATGAAGGACAATATTATTAATAGAAATTTAAGTTAATGTTTGGCAGTTGCTCACTCAGATGGAGATGGCTGGGATGACCCAAAAACACTAACAcacggtccacggactacccaaACGGACTACcgcaaaaatactatttcaagtgagtactATTTAACAGTTAGACCCGTAGCCTGCAAATACGGGTCGatagcccatgaggcaaagccaaatgggctattgacccatggcccttgagggcgaagggtctaattgtttttgtatcacccaactagtcggacagaaaaggtgataataaagttagcaaatgcaagttgaagaaatatttatttggaaataaaacgaaagaaagcgtcacgcttttcgctactggaggactattactaatagtcctctagtagcgtagccaatcaaaatgcaggatttgcattagtccactagttgggtgatactaatggttgttagctttcaataattgtcgcaccagtttcacttcacttcacatgaagtaatcggctatcacaacaaaattattgaaagctaacctttttaaaatgggtgcttaggctTAAATGCTGTTGACCAACAATGTTcaaaatggatgtttaggcttagcactaattgtgacgctgcttacgaccaatagtactcacttgaaatagtatttttggggtagtccatggactgggggtcagtgtttttggGTCACCCGGATGGCTGCAAATAAGCAAATGGCCGATAAACTTGGTATCTCAGGAAAGCGAATTTACATAATACacacttcattttattttctcaataCAAAAATTAAGGAAAGTTCGTGTTGACCCACAGGTAGCAGATTTGCTATTGGAGGTGGGTCAATCATCAATGTACTTTTAGTTACATCATTAAGAAAAAAAGATCTGAAGAGTTACACATCGTGTATACATAAAAGCAACCTACCTTTCCCTACCTACCCTAGACATTAAATTATAAGGAGAAGCATAAGTAGTAAATACATCAAATACATCAATATTTGCATAATGTACCAATTAAGTATAGGAGCAGATTAGGTACTAAAGCAATTGGATCAATTTGTTTGAATTGTACAGTCTTTGAGTTTGGAGGTAATATTTTCAACATCAAGACAAGAATCATTACCCAGGATCTAAAATAAAgactgtttcatttgttttttaaaggaatgttttgataattatttaaattcatttggtatcttattccaaattttgttACCAACACGTGAAAAAGCCTTTCTTGTAAGTTGGATGATCGAGTATTGTAGGTATGAATGCGTGATGACTGATGCCATCATAAACCTCCTTGTATTAAACCCCTTTTTACACCTCCTACAGACTTATTATTTCATTCCGCCTTTTGAAAGATAAAGGGCCTTATTTTAACGAGGGTAACATGTCACAGTCAACCAGAGTTACTGATGAACTTGTGGCCCTCGGTGCACACCCTTTACCCCCCTTCCTCCATCAATGCTCTGTTTTATGGGCATTCAAAGCTACCGCTACATGGATCAGAGGAATGTCAAAACAGATGTTGATGGAATGTGACGGGCATCAATCTGGCAACCTCCAGCTCAGAAGACCGTGAACTAACTGACTGAGCTATGCCTGTCCCTGATCAGGATTGCACAAAAATTTGACTACACTATACATAGTGGGAACTTAGTTTCGGATAGCAGTAATCATTTTACACCATTTTGCCTGTGTAACTCATTAAGTAATAAATTAATGCTCCCAAAAGTTATAACTCAAGATTATTCTAAATTCTCTGAAAGTAATTTTGTTAGCCTTATTGTACAACTAAAATGAGAATCATTGGAAGGTAATGATCTAAATGAATCGCCCTCTATCTCTTATAAAGAACTTACTAGGACACTTAGCAAACACTCTCCAACTAAAACAATTTCAAAACATAAACCTAAACAACTATGTAAACCTTGGATAAGTAGGGGtctctgaatttcaagcagGAAGAAAAATATGTTCTAGTGATAAATTACTTCTGTAAGTACAAACATTATGGAAATAAAACTTTTACTCTAACAAGACTCAGTAAGAATCTTTATTATCACAAGTATGGAATGGAAATACCACATTGTTCATATCACTTCCCCTAAC
This genomic interval carries:
- the LOC137978497 gene encoding leucine-rich repeat-containing protein 73-like; amino-acid sequence: MLLGTLQITGEEIREAEVKAICDSLDDNSIRILSLRGCRIHDDDFKKLMESLKECESLVQLNLNLGVCNGKHRIKWLSEALAVNKCLNSLFLHGTSLGDEGLECLMPALQVHPKLHSLDVGDCQLGDDGIRQICTLLLSTDGRDGLCELTLSANQDVSPQGWTQLAIAMAANSHLSCLYLDYNNIGDYGAGIFSVALAARSSLEKVDLEGCGIGEKGGEMFFTVVANYPTKLVELILFENNISAELIGQINDCLIHKSRESEEQVSEKPQKED